One segment of Rosa chinensis cultivar Old Blush chromosome 6, RchiOBHm-V2, whole genome shotgun sequence DNA contains the following:
- the LOC112169035 gene encoding vacuolar protein sorting-associated protein 32 homolog 2: protein MFRKVFGKTKQEANPLPTLHKLNETLEMLEKKEKLLGKKAAAEVEKAKQFTQAKNRNSAIKCLKRKKLYEQQIEQLGNFQLRIHDQMIMLESANATTETVDALRSGTAVMKAMNKTTNIDDLEKTMDEINDQTESMKQIQEALSAPVGAAADFDEDELEAELEELEETELEEELIQPATTAPATSVSVNVPVGRQPTKPASQRVNREEDELAALQAEMAL, encoded by the exons ATGTTTCGCAAAGTGTTCGGGAAAACCAAGCAGGAAGCTAATCCTCTGCCAACCTTACACAAATTAAATGAG ACACTTGAGATGctggagaagaaggagaagctCCTTGGGAAGAAGGCAGCTGCAGAGGTTGAGAAGGCGAAGCAATTTACGCAAGCAAAAAACCGAAATT CTGCAATAAAGTGTTTAAAGAGGAAGAAGCTTTATGAACAGCAAATTGAACAACTTGGAAATTTCCAACTGCGCATTCATGATCAG ATGATAATGCTGGAAAGTGCCAATGCTACAACAGAAACAGTTGATGCATTGAGAAGTGGAACAGCTGTAATGAAGGCCATGAACAAGACTAC AAATATTGATGATTTGGAGAAAACAATGGATGAGATCAATGACCAGACTGAAAGTATGAAACAGATTCAGGAGGCACTGTCGGCGCCTGTTGGTGCTGCAGCTGATTTTGATGAA GATGAATTGGAAGCAGAACTTGAAGAACTGGAAGAAACTGAGTTGGAGGAAGAGCTTATCCAACCAGCCACAACTGCTCCTGCAACTTCAGTTAGTGTAAATGTCCCGGTCGGCAGGCAGCCAACCAAACCAGCTTCTCAGAGAGTTAACCGCGAGGAAGATGAGCTTGCTGCATTACAGGCAGAGATGGCCCTTTGA